A region of Diceros bicornis minor isolate mBicDic1 chromosome 9, mDicBic1.mat.cur, whole genome shotgun sequence DNA encodes the following proteins:
- the LOC131410091 gene encoding small ribosomal subunit protein mS31-like: MKGMKVELSTVNVQTTKPPNRRQLKSLEATVGRLPRASEDAPKEGNQNWKYWRMYYECGVYIKDISWNFSQWSYVQRRGFGPTSKDRESLSPKLVAAASAVADSLAFDKQTTKSELLRQLQQHGEDARAQKDGERPKISFSNVISDMKVARSATARVSTRPVP, translated from the exons ATGAAGGGCATGAAAGTTGAGTTAAGCACAGTAAATGTACAAACCACAAAGCCACCCAACAGAAGACAACTGAAAAGTTTGGAGGCCACAGTTGGCAGGCTTCCAAGGGCTTCAGAAGATGCCCCAAAGGAGGG aaaCCAAAATTGGAAATATTGGAGGATGTACTATGAGTGTGGTGTATATATCAAGGATATATCTTGGAACTTCTCTCAGTGGTCTTATGTTCAAAGAAGAGGCTTTGGTCCTACATCGAAAGATCG CGAGTCCCTGAGTCCCAAGTTAGTGGCCGCTGCATCTGCTGTTGCAGATTCTCTTGCTTTTGACAAGCAGACAACCAAGTCGGAGCTGCTCAGGCAGCTCCAGCAGCACGGGGAAGACGCAAGGGCACAGAAGGATGgagaaagacctaaaattag TTTCAGTAATGTAATATCAGATATGAAAGTTGCCAGATCTGCCACAGCTAGAGTTAGTACAAGACCGGTGCCTTAG